A single genomic interval of Paenibacillus macerans harbors:
- a CDS encoding permease, whose amino-acid sequence MTSSNSEHFHSARSFNRKTVFFVILFLIVAIAGLSYVKWWPYYEKALKSATSHSIGSSILGSDTAAAPSLGAAADYALAYFKSVWKAAVLGILLGSLVQVLLPAQWLYKVLGSSRFKSTFLGGVASLPGMMCTCCAAPIAAGLRKRNVSVGASLAFWIGNPVLNPATLIFMTFVLSWKFTLLRLVFGILMTFGISYLANRFARGKEVPAPAAIEAAESKDETPFALRWLKSLGLMILNVVPAYLLSVLVLGAFQNTLFPVELGGGFLAILVFAIVGTLFVIPTAAEIPIIQSFTALGLGAGPAAALLLTLPAVSLPSMLMVAHSFPRKALMFVFASVVVIGIAAGIVGGLVL is encoded by the coding sequence ATGACTTCTTCAAACAGCGAACACTTCCATTCGGCGCGTTCTTTCAACCGGAAGACCGTGTTTTTCGTGATTCTGTTTCTCATCGTAGCCATCGCCGGCTTAAGTTATGTCAAGTGGTGGCCCTATTATGAAAAAGCGCTCAAAAGCGCGACCAGCCACTCGATCGGCTCCTCGATTTTGGGTTCGGACACGGCGGCGGCCCCGTCGCTGGGAGCCGCGGCGGATTATGCGCTCGCCTACTTCAAGTCGGTATGGAAGGCGGCGGTGCTCGGCATCCTGCTCGGCTCGCTCGTACAGGTGCTGCTTCCGGCCCAATGGCTGTACAAGGTGCTGGGCAGCAGCCGCTTCAAAAGCACCTTCCTCGGCGGCGTCGCTTCCCTTCCGGGGATGATGTGCACCTGCTGCGCCGCCCCGATCGCCGCTGGCCTGCGCAAAAGAAACGTGTCGGTCGGCGCGAGCCTCGCTTTTTGGATCGGCAATCCGGTGCTGAATCCGGCGACGCTCATTTTTATGACGTTCGTGCTGTCGTGGAAATTCACTTTGCTCCGGCTCGTGTTCGGGATCCTGATGACGTTTGGGATCAGCTACTTGGCAAACCGGTTCGCCAGAGGCAAGGAGGTTCCCGCTCCGGCCGCAATCGAAGCCGCCGAAAGCAAGGACGAAACGCCGTTTGCGCTGCGCTGGCTGAAAAGCCTGGGGCTGATGATCCTGAACGTCGTTCCGGCCTACCTGCTGTCCGTGCTCGTGCTCGGCGCTTTTCAAAACACGCTGTTCCCGGTGGAACTGGGCGGCGGTTTCCTCGCGATCCTCGTGTTTGCGATCGTCGGCACCCTGTTCGTCATCCCGACGGCGGCCGAAATTCCGATCATTCAATCGTTTACCGCGCTGGGCCTTGGCGCCGGACCTGCGGCCGCCCTGCTGCTGACGCTGCCGGCGGTCAGCCTGCCGTCTATGCTGATGGTGGCGCATTCGTTCCCGCGCAAAGCGCTGATGTTCGTGTTTGCGTCGGTCGTTGTGATCGGCATCGCCGCGGGCATCGTTGGGGGATTGGTGCTGTAA
- the selD gene encoding selenide, water dikinase SelD has translation MDSVKLTSLSSKGGCGCKIGPADLMQVIRNLPPAEPNPDLLVGLDTSDDAGVYRLSDDLALVQTVDFFTPIVDDPYSFGQVAAANALSDIYAMGGKPLTVLNIVAFPISTLDKSILADILRGAADKVREAGATLVGGHSIDDKEPKFGLAVTGLVHPDKIRTNAGAKPGDKLILTKPIGVGIMTTSIKKDQLSQEETKRVTSVMTTLNKTAAEVMEPYEVHACTDVTGFGLMGHALEMAKGSGAGITIRKSAVPVLPRVRELAEQGFVPGGTKNNYAHVEADISFPEAMDQTDRYILCDAVTSGGLLISVSAAQADKLLAALVDAGVEASLIGEVTDGPAGRIVVEV, from the coding sequence ATGGATTCCGTTAAGTTAACTTCTTTATCCAGCAAAGGCGGCTGCGGCTGCAAAATCGGCCCCGCCGACCTAATGCAGGTTATCCGCAATCTGCCGCCCGCGGAACCGAATCCCGATCTGCTCGTCGGCCTGGACACGAGCGATGATGCCGGCGTATACCGGCTGTCGGATGATTTGGCGCTGGTGCAGACGGTCGATTTTTTCACGCCGATCGTGGACGACCCGTATTCGTTCGGGCAGGTGGCGGCGGCGAACGCGCTCAGCGACATTTACGCGATGGGCGGAAAACCGCTTACCGTGCTTAATATAGTAGCTTTTCCGATTTCCACGCTGGACAAAAGCATTTTGGCCGACATTTTGCGCGGCGCGGCCGACAAAGTCAGGGAAGCTGGGGCCACCCTGGTCGGGGGCCACTCCATCGACGATAAGGAGCCCAAATTCGGCCTGGCCGTCACCGGGCTGGTGCATCCGGACAAGATCAGAACGAATGCCGGCGCGAAGCCGGGGGACAAGCTGATCCTGACGAAACCGATCGGAGTCGGCATTATGACGACTTCGATCAAGAAGGACCAGCTCAGCCAGGAGGAGACGAAACGGGTGACGTCCGTGATGACGACGCTGAACAAAACCGCGGCCGAGGTCATGGAGCCATACGAGGTCCATGCCTGTACCGATGTAACCGGCTTCGGGCTGATGGGACACGCCCTGGAGATGGCCAAAGGCAGCGGCGCCGGGATCACGATCCGCAAAAGCGCGGTACCCGTGCTTCCGCGCGTCAGAGAGCTGGCGGAGCAGGGCTTCGTTCCGGGCGGCACGAAAAATAATTACGCTCATGTGGAAGCCGACATTTCGTTCCCGGAAGCGATGGATCAGACCGACCGCTATATTTTGTGCGATGCGGTAACCTCCGGAGGATTGCTTATCTCGGTGAGCGCGGCGCAGGCGGACAAGCTGCTCGCGGCCTTGGTGGATGCAGGCGTGGAGGCCAGTCTGATCGGCGAAGTGACGGATGGCCCCGCCGGCCGGATCGTTGTCGAAGTCTAA
- the mnmH gene encoding tRNA 2-selenouridine(34) synthase MnmH produces MFQDLSLEEWVEQRQKGLSLIDVRSPSEFAQSTIPGSVNIPLFDDRERAEIGTLYKQVSAEAAKQRGLEIVSAKLPGFIRKFAEIPGRKAVFCWRGGMRSKTTATLLSLMDIHAYRLAGGYRAYRQWVVGTLENMSFAPQMIVIHGNTGSGKTLLLRTLKEKGYPVIDLEEMAGHRGSAFGQIGLKSRNQKMFDSLLVDDLLRYRDEPYVLMEAESKRIGKAVMPEFLAAKKEQGRHIRLELPLEVRVKIILEDYEPWKHPEACLESFRKIKSKIHIPVAAEIESCLTSGKYDRAVELLLAYYYDPRYAHTEDQYADAEFTVVRAASVEEAAAEVERLLPKPAPLAANKP; encoded by the coding sequence ATGTTTCAGGATCTGAGCCTGGAGGAATGGGTAGAGCAGCGGCAGAAGGGCCTCTCGCTTATCGACGTCCGCTCGCCTTCGGAATTTGCCCAGTCCACGATTCCGGGCAGCGTCAACATCCCGTTGTTTGATGACCGGGAACGCGCCGAAATCGGGACGTTATATAAACAAGTCAGCGCGGAGGCCGCCAAGCAGCGGGGACTGGAGATCGTCTCGGCCAAGCTGCCGGGATTTATCCGTAAGTTCGCCGAAATTCCCGGCCGGAAAGCCGTATTCTGCTGGCGCGGCGGCATGCGCAGCAAAACAACGGCTACGCTGCTGTCCTTGATGGACATCCATGCCTATCGGCTCGCGGGGGGCTACCGGGCTTACCGGCAGTGGGTCGTCGGCACGCTCGAAAATATGTCCTTCGCCCCGCAAATGATCGTGATCCACGGGAATACGGGCAGCGGAAAAACGCTGCTGCTTCGCACGCTGAAGGAGAAAGGGTACCCGGTGATCGATCTGGAGGAGATGGCCGGGCACCGCGGCTCGGCGTTTGGGCAAATCGGCCTCAAATCGCGCAACCAGAAGATGTTCGATTCCCTGCTGGTCGATGATTTGCTCCGCTACCGGGACGAACCGTATGTACTGATGGAGGCGGAGAGCAAGCGGATCGGCAAAGCGGTGATGCCGGAGTTTCTCGCCGCCAAAAAAGAGCAGGGACGCCATATTCGCCTGGAGCTGCCGTTGGAGGTGCGCGTCAAGATTATTTTGGAAGATTACGAGCCCTGGAAGCACCCGGAGGCTTGTCTGGAATCTTTCCGGAAAATCAAATCGAAGATTCATATCCCGGTGGCCGCGGAAATCGAGTCGTGTCTGACCTCCGGGAAATACGACCGGGCAGTGGAATTGCTGCTGGCGTATTATTATGATCCGCGTTATGCGCATACCGAAGATCAGTACGCCGATGCGGAGTTTACGGTCGTCCGCGCCGCATCGGTCGAGGAGGCCGCGGCCGAGGTGGAGCGGCTTTTGCCCAAACCGGCTCCGCTGGCCGCAAACAAGCCGTAA
- a CDS encoding DUF2785 domain-containing protein, whose product MEDTLTLKERLIEIRKNNYQAPSFAPVFDVTLSMMDHIGAPDPFLRDELIYTTLQHWVTQGMYTSDQLLQLLHICLDKHHLFYKIGEKGTDSVFTRSFSVLLIPLILFADRQNPFLRGGDTEMIKNELVAYLLMENDLRGYTGDTGWAHAMAHAADAFEDLARSEHMRQPALVEILNTLQAKICNHQYTFINEEDERTVAAVVTVLDRNILADDEIAGWIERFGTAPKPGRFPDDHVLGTNVKCFLRSLYFRVLNHEAHHKYTDIILKTLRRLEPAGE is encoded by the coding sequence ATGGAAGATACCTTAACGTTAAAAGAACGGTTAATAGAAATCCGGAAAAATAACTACCAGGCGCCGTCTTTTGCCCCAGTCTTTGATGTTACTTTGTCAATGATGGATCATATCGGGGCTCCCGATCCTTTTTTGCGCGATGAATTGATCTATACGACCCTCCAGCATTGGGTGACGCAAGGGATGTATACCTCGGACCAGCTTCTTCAATTGCTCCACATCTGCCTCGACAAGCATCACCTTTTCTATAAAATCGGGGAAAAAGGCACCGATTCCGTGTTTACGCGTTCGTTTTCCGTACTGCTCATCCCGTTGATCCTGTTTGCGGACAGGCAAAATCCTTTTTTGCGCGGCGGCGATACGGAAATGATCAAAAACGAGTTGGTGGCCTATCTCCTGATGGAAAACGATCTCCGCGGATACACGGGGGACACGGGCTGGGCCCATGCCATGGCGCATGCCGCCGATGCCTTTGAGGACCTGGCCCGCTCGGAACATATGCGGCAGCCCGCGCTCGTGGAAATATTAAATACGCTTCAAGCGAAAATATGCAACCATCAGTACACCTTTATCAACGAAGAAGATGAGCGCACCGTTGCCGCCGTCGTTACTGTCTTGGACAGAAACATACTTGCCGATGATGAGATCGCGGGGTGGATCGAGCGCTTCGGGACGGCTCCGAAACCGGGCAGGTTTCCCGATGACCACGTCCTTGGCACGAACGTTAAATGTTTTCTGAGAAGCTTGTATTTTCGCGTCTTGAACCATGAGGCACACCATAAATACACGGATATCATTTTAAAAACGCTGCGGCGGTTGGAACCGGCGGGGGAGTGA
- a CDS encoding MerR family transcriptional regulator, producing MPYTVKEVSALSGVTVKTLHHYHKIGLLLPCEISEAGYRLYGMKELERLQQILFYRELDLPLARIKLLLEGEPDRAAILSEQKALLHERKQRLETMIQTLEKSIRAAEKGETMNGQDMFKGFASEEEWKEALREQDRHLQQNYGVRLVDDGPIDVPQMNEQAAEAAAFMNRMAKGLRENASHLDDSIQSLIAGHLAFLNEHGHTVTAADFAGQTKFFLSDEFHRNMLENQQTGLAYYRTLRRKLLLRGSNDSLFSISIALWPLPKGFLHSAGLFCPGLMVESGYYGLEQAGLGKETNVC from the coding sequence ATGCCGTATACCGTCAAAGAAGTTTCGGCCTTATCCGGCGTAACGGTTAAAACACTGCATCATTACCATAAAATCGGCTTGCTCCTGCCGTGTGAGATCAGCGAGGCGGGATACCGGCTGTACGGCATGAAGGAGCTGGAGCGCTTGCAGCAAATTTTGTTCTACCGCGAGCTGGACTTGCCGCTGGCGCGGATCAAGCTGCTGCTGGAGGGAGAGCCGGACCGCGCGGCGATTTTGTCGGAACAAAAAGCGCTGCTGCATGAGCGCAAGCAAAGGCTGGAGACGATGATTCAAACGCTGGAGAAATCGATCCGCGCTGCGGAGAAAGGAGAAACTATGAACGGTCAGGATATGTTCAAAGGGTTTGCGAGCGAGGAAGAATGGAAGGAGGCGCTGCGGGAGCAGGATCGTCATTTGCAGCAAAATTATGGAGTCCGGCTGGTGGACGACGGCCCGATCGATGTCCCGCAAATGAACGAGCAGGCGGCCGAAGCGGCGGCGTTCATGAACCGGATGGCCAAAGGCCTGCGGGAAAACGCAAGCCACCTGGACGATTCGATTCAAAGTTTGATCGCAGGGCATCTGGCTTTTTTAAATGAGCACGGGCATACGGTCACGGCGGCCGATTTCGCGGGCCAGACCAAGTTTTTCCTAAGCGACGAGTTCCACCGGAATATGCTGGAGAACCAGCAGACCGGGCTGGCGTATTATCGTACGCTGCGGCGGAAGCTTTTGCTTCGCGGCAGTAACGATAGTTTATTCTCAATCTCAATTGCTCTTTGGCCCCTGCCAAAGGGCTTTTTACATTCCGCGGGATTATTTTGCCCGGGACTTATGGTAGAATCAGGGTACTACGGCTTAGAACAGGCCGGTTTGGGAAAGGAGACGAATGTATGCTGA
- a CDS encoding DinB family protein, whose amino-acid sequence MLKMFQYNWQVRDEWFAWCEDLPEEELRRKRVGGVGSILETLFHIADVEWSWIRVIQGKPDFQEPLEQYNTLAKAKALSAEFHKEVADFLDTWTDDMEGLPVTDGTRHFTAGEILRHVIAHEIHHIGQLSVWSRELGRAPVSANFIERGIV is encoded by the coding sequence ATGCTGAAAATGTTCCAATACAACTGGCAAGTCAGGGACGAGTGGTTTGCCTGGTGCGAAGATCTGCCGGAGGAGGAGCTGCGGCGGAAGCGGGTTGGCGGCGTTGGAAGCATTCTGGAAACGCTGTTTCATATCGCCGACGTGGAATGGAGCTGGATTCGCGTGATTCAGGGGAAGCCGGATTTTCAGGAGCCGCTTGAGCAGTATAATACTTTGGCAAAAGCAAAAGCGTTGTCGGCCGAGTTTCATAAGGAAGTGGCGGACTTTCTCGACACGTGGACGGACGATATGGAGGGGCTCCCGGTCACCGATGGAACCCGCCATTTCACCGCCGGGGAAATCCTCCGGCACGTCATCGCCCACGAAATTCACCATATCGGCCAGCTGTCGGTGTGGTCCCGCGAGTTGGGACGGGCTCCCGTTTCCGCCAACTTTATCGAGCGCGGCATCGTGTAG
- a CDS encoding TIGR00730 family Rossman fold protein — translation MKTICVYAGSRFGKDERYRGAAEQLGRYLAEHGFRLVYGGSKHGLMGAVADAALAGGGEVIGVMPTGLIHGEAAHPGLTEFIEVKDMHARKAKMSELADGFIALPGGFGTLEELFEALCWLQIGIHRKPIGVLNAAGYYDPLLGLVESCIDAGFVNEGHLSLINMAEDPGELITRMQNFVPAIAETKWRQE, via the coding sequence ATGAAAACGATATGCGTATATGCCGGCTCAAGGTTTGGCAAGGATGAACGGTATCGCGGCGCGGCCGAGCAGCTTGGGCGCTATTTGGCCGAGCACGGCTTCCGCCTCGTTTACGGGGGCTCCAAGCACGGGCTGATGGGCGCCGTGGCCGATGCCGCGCTGGCCGGCGGCGGCGAAGTCATCGGCGTGATGCCTACCGGTTTAATTCACGGCGAAGCGGCCCATCCCGGCTTGACGGAGTTCATTGAAGTCAAGGATATGCACGCCCGCAAAGCGAAGATGAGCGAGCTGGCGGACGGCTTTATCGCCCTGCCGGGCGGCTTCGGCACGCTGGAGGAGCTGTTTGAGGCGCTCTGTTGGCTGCAGATTGGAATCCACCGCAAGCCGATAGGCGTGCTGAACGCGGCCGGTTATTACGATCCGCTGCTTGGGCTGGTGGAATCCTGCATCGATGCGGGTTTTGTCAATGAAGGCCACTTGTCGCTGATCAATATGGCCGAGGACCCGGGCGAGCTGATCACCCGAATGCAAAATTTTGTGCCGGCGATCGCCGAGACCAAGTGGAGGCAGGAATGA
- the nagZ gene encoding beta-N-acetylhexosaminidase: MTGYRGMVVILLLVLIVTGCAGRSGTPGGGSPSGAAGGTNGQSSAGGGGADVQPPADGSGGAGNAAGSGESEPAPADPVRDQLGKLSTDEKIGQLVLVGMDGTEIGQNARDLIEKEHVGGFIFYKDNIQDKAQALALFNALKAANREQPVPLFLSVDEEGGRVSRMPGEFAKLPAMRAIGDTGSEELAGRIGGVIGKELSGFGLNLDFAPVLDVNSNPDNPVIGDRAFGEKPDIVSKMGIAVMNGIREQGVIPVVKHFPGHGDTAVDSHLGLPVVEHDLNRLRKLELVPFARAVKEGADVVMIAHLLLPKLDPDHPASFSEAVIRGLLREELQFDGTIISDDMTMGAIVKNYDIGEAAVQFLLAGGNIVLVGHDYDQEKAVIQAIREAVAAGKISGEVLDDRVYNVLKLKAKYALDAKPASGPDVKAINREIRSLLEENGLK, encoded by the coding sequence ATGACAGGTTACCGGGGCATGGTCGTAATTTTGCTGCTCGTTCTGATCGTTACCGGGTGCGCCGGCCGTTCGGGGACGCCCGGCGGCGGTTCGCCGTCAGGCGCCGCCGGCGGGACGAACGGGCAATCTTCCGCCGGGGGCGGCGGGGCGGATGTGCAGCCGCCGGCGGACGGATCGGGCGGGGCGGGGAACGCCGCGGGCTCCGGCGAATCCGAACCGGCGCCCGCTGATCCCGTCCGCGATCAGCTCGGCAAGCTGAGCACCGACGAGAAAATCGGCCAGTTGGTGCTTGTCGGCATGGACGGCACCGAGATCGGTCAAAACGCCCGCGACTTGATCGAAAAGGAACATGTCGGCGGATTTATTTTTTACAAGGACAATATCCAGGATAAAGCTCAGGCGCTCGCGTTGTTTAACGCGCTCAAAGCGGCGAACCGGGAGCAGCCTGTCCCGCTGTTTCTGAGCGTCGATGAAGAGGGCGGGCGCGTCAGCCGGATGCCCGGGGAGTTTGCGAAGCTGCCGGCGATGCGCGCGATTGGCGATACCGGCAGCGAGGAGCTGGCCGGGCGAATCGGCGGAGTCATCGGCAAGGAGCTGTCCGGATTCGGCCTGAACCTCGATTTTGCGCCGGTGCTCGACGTCAACAGCAATCCCGACAACCCGGTCATCGGGGACCGCGCGTTTGGCGAGAAGCCGGACATCGTCAGCAAGATGGGCATTGCCGTCATGAACGGGATCCGTGAGCAAGGCGTCATTCCGGTCGTGAAGCATTTCCCCGGCCACGGCGATACGGCGGTTGATTCCCACCTGGGCTTGCCGGTGGTGGAGCATGATCTGAACCGGCTGCGCAAGCTGGAGCTGGTTCCGTTCGCGCGGGCGGTCAAGGAAGGCGCGGACGTCGTCATGATCGCCCATCTGCTGCTGCCGAAGCTGGACCCCGACCATCCGGCTTCTTTCTCCGAAGCGGTGATTCGCGGTTTGCTGCGGGAGGAGCTCCAGTTCGATGGGACGATTATTTCCGACGATATGACGATGGGCGCGATCGTCAAAAACTACGACATCGGCGAGGCGGCGGTGCAGTTCCTGCTGGCCGGCGGCAATATCGTGCTCGTCGGGCACGATTACGATCAAGAGAAAGCGGTGATTCAAGCGATTCGCGAAGCCGTGGCTGCGGGAAAAATATCCGGCGAAGTGCTGGACGACCGCGTATACAACGTGCTGAAGCTGAAAGCGAAATACGCGCTGGACGCAAAGCCGGCATCCGGTCCGGACGTAAAGGCGATCAACCGGGAAATCCGCTCGCTGCTGGAGGAGAACGGGCTTAAATAG
- a CDS encoding MGMT family protein — translation MQPFTAKVIEVIAAIPPGKVMTYGQIAACAGSPRAARQVVRILHSMSRKHGLPWHRVVNGQGQIALQDEESFQEQVWNLEAEDVEILPHGRIDLTRYQYHPDQAAI, via the coding sequence ATGCAGCCGTTTACAGCCAAAGTGATTGAAGTTATCGCCGCCATCCCGCCCGGAAAGGTGATGACGTACGGCCAGATCGCCGCTTGCGCCGGAAGCCCGCGGGCCGCGCGGCAGGTCGTGCGGATTTTGCACAGCATGAGCCGCAAGCACGGGCTTCCCTGGCACCGCGTCGTCAATGGGCAAGGGCAGATTGCCTTGCAGGACGAGGAGTCCTTCCAGGAGCAGGTCTGGAATCTGGAAGCGGAGGACGTTGAGATACTGCCGCACGGCCGGATCGATTTAACCCGGTATCAATATCACCCGGATCAAGCGGCTATTTAA
- a CDS encoding GNAT family N-acetyltransferase, whose translation MESILYSERLILKELGAPDAEAVLDYLFRNREVLAPWERTKEPGYYTLEYQRELLHQESVKIRSGDLCKWWIFRKEEPERVMGSVALSNIVRGAFQSCHLGYGLDGQEHGKGYMTEAVRRVTEYAFAESGLYLHRIEANIIPRNRASLRVAEKCGFYDEGLAYKYLYINGVWEDHIHMVLRNEAME comes from the coding sequence ATGGAATCTATTTTATACTCCGAAAGGCTGATCTTGAAAGAGCTTGGCGCGCCGGATGCGGAAGCCGTCCTCGATTATTTGTTCCGGAACAGGGAGGTGCTCGCGCCCTGGGAGAGAACAAAAGAACCCGGATACTACACGCTGGAATACCAGCGCGAACTGCTTCATCAGGAGTCGGTGAAAATACGGAGCGGCGACCTGTGCAAGTGGTGGATTTTTCGGAAAGAGGAGCCGGAGCGGGTCATGGGTTCGGTTGCTTTGAGCAATATTGTGCGGGGCGCTTTCCAATCCTGTCATTTGGGATACGGGCTGGACGGGCAAGAGCACGGGAAAGGGTATATGACGGAAGCGGTGCGCCGGGTGACGGAATACGCTTTTGCCGAGTCGGGGCTTTATCTGCACCGGATCGAAGCCAACATCATTCCGCGCAATCGGGCCTCCCTGCGGGTCGCCGAGAAATGCGGCTTTTACGATGAGGGCTTGGCTTACAAATATTTGTACATCAACGGGGTGTGGGAAGATCACATCCATATGGTGCTCAGAAACGAAGCGATGGAATAG
- a CDS encoding DUF1361 domain-containing protein, which translates to MRQTFKELGYPVKLYLYIALFAASVIGMRYVVDTQLPGGGRPPYLFLIWNTFLAWIPLALAIALDLISLIPSRPARWGLMLPAGLIWLFFYPNAAYLITDMLHPFNRYPIPETGKFWIDMSFWDHLFTLFFVALLGLALASVSLASVHQLVRKAWGAAAGWMFAIAVLLLSSFGIYLGRFIRWNSWDLLKSPMYVVRETAAYFADPGNVSHALAFCKWIFIITLFCYVVLYGAGAMRKRVGEL; encoded by the coding sequence ATGCGGCAGACTTTCAAAGAGCTGGGATACCCCGTCAAATTGTACTTGTATATCGCCTTATTCGCCGCGAGCGTGATCGGCATGAGATATGTCGTTGACACGCAGCTGCCCGGAGGAGGTCGTCCTCCCTACCTGTTTCTGATCTGGAACACGTTTTTGGCCTGGATTCCGCTGGCGCTGGCGATTGCGCTTGATTTGATCAGCCTGATTCCGTCCCGTCCGGCCAGATGGGGGCTTATGCTGCCGGCCGGTTTGATCTGGCTGTTTTTTTATCCGAACGCGGCTTATTTAATTACCGACATGCTCCATCCCTTCAACCGGTATCCGATCCCGGAAACCGGAAAATTTTGGATTGACATGTCATTTTGGGACCATCTGTTTACCTTGTTTTTTGTCGCGCTGCTCGGTTTGGCGCTCGCTTCCGTTTCCCTCGCCTCGGTCCACCAGTTGGTCCGGAAAGCCTGGGGCGCCGCCGCCGGGTGGATGTTTGCAATCGCGGTACTGCTGCTAAGCAGCTTCGGCATTTATCTGGGCCGTTTTATCCGCTGGAACAGCTGGGATTTGCTGAAATCCCCTATGTATGTGGTGCGGGAGACGGCGGCTTACTTCGCCGATCCGGGAAATGTTTCGCATGCGCTGGCGTTCTGCAAGTGGATATTTATCATAACGTTGTTTTGTTATGTCGTATTGTACGGGGCCGGGGCGATGCGAAAGCGGGTGGGGGAACTTTGA
- a CDS encoding GNAT family N-acetyltransferase codes for MSGIRQRLRERFPVLESDRLVLRKLELRDADALYDCITDPAVRRHAAIRPDKLQFPERLFRYFEESYRSLRDLHFAVEYKREGRFIGLCSLQYLSLDGQKARIGYMLSPAYWNRGLATEAAQTVLGFGFETLGLSSIEARCSSGNPASARVLQKCGMRCETQIPPAGGREGQGEDLLLYIAERNPLL; via the coding sequence TTGAGCGGCATCAGGCAAAGGCTGCGGGAGCGGTTTCCGGTGCTGGAGAGCGACCGGCTTGTCTTGCGCAAGCTGGAGCTCCGTGACGCGGACGCTTTATACGACTGCATCACCGATCCGGCCGTACGCAGGCATGCGGCGATCCGTCCGGACAAGCTGCAGTTTCCGGAGCGCTTGTTCCGTTATTTCGAAGAGTCTTACCGCAGTTTGCGGGATCTTCATTTTGCGGTGGAATACAAACGGGAAGGGCGGTTCATCGGGCTGTGTTCCCTGCAATACTTAAGCTTGGACGGCCAAAAAGCGCGGATCGGCTATATGCTGTCGCCGGCTTATTGGAACCGGGGGCTGGCAACCGAGGCGGCACAGACTGTGCTGGGCTTTGGGTTCGAAACGTTGGGACTGTCCAGCATCGAGGCCCGCTGCAGCAGCGGCAACCCGGCGTCGGCACGCGTGCTGCAAAAATGCGGTATGCGCTGTGAAACGCAGATTCCGCCCGCCGGAGGGCGGGAGGGGCAGGGGGAAGACTTGCTGCTGTATATCGCCGAGCGTAATCCGCTCCTTTAA
- a CDS encoding histidinol-phosphatase, whose product MKFDLHTHHFRCGHADGNIRDYIEAGIAAGLAVIGISDHTPYFGSPEDRPFPRISMGKKEFAGYVDEVLKLKKEYAGKIDVLLGIESDFFPEHAEVYRNTLNQYPFDYVIGSVHSVGEVSIFNKNRWKGLSRQEKIATKEAYYALIRQSAQSGMFQILGHIDAMKGNYPAFSDIPAAEAIDDTLKTIAESGVAIEINTSGKTKLSGGWYPADAILERALHFGVDVTFGSDAHIPQRVADEWDDVAARLRDIGFREWVYFKNKQKVSVPL is encoded by the coding sequence ATGAAGTTCGACCTTCATACGCACCATTTCCGCTGCGGACATGCCGACGGCAATATCCGGGATTATATCGAGGCCGGCATCGCCGCCGGCTTGGCCGTGATCGGCATCAGCGACCATACCCCGTATTTCGGCAGTCCGGAAGACAGACCGTTCCCCCGGATCTCCATGGGCAAGAAGGAGTTCGCCGGCTACGTCGACGAAGTGTTGAAGCTGAAAAAGGAATACGCTGGCAAAATCGACGTTCTGCTCGGGATCGAATCCGATTTTTTCCCGGAACATGCCGAAGTTTATCGGAATACACTAAACCAGTATCCGTTCGATTATGTGATCGGCTCGGTGCACAGCGTCGGCGAGGTGAGCATTTTCAACAAAAACCGTTGGAAAGGCCTCAGCCGGCAGGAAAAAATCGCTACGAAAGAAGCCTATTACGCTTTGATCCGGCAATCGGCGCAAAGCGGAATGTTCCAAATTCTCGGGCATATCGACGCCATGAAGGGCAACTATCCGGCGTTTTCGGACATTCCCGCCGCGGAGGCGATCGACGATACGCTCAAAACGATCGCGGAAAGCGGGGTGGCCATCGAGATCAACACCTCGGGAAAAACCAAGCTGAGCGGCGGCTGGTATCCTGCGGACGCCATTCTCGAACGCGCGCTGCATTTTGGCGTGGATGTCACATTCGGATCGGATGCCCACATCCCTCAGCGCGTCGCCGACGAATGGGACGATGTCGCCGCGCGTCTTAGGGACATCGGCTTCCGCGAGTGGGTGTATTTCAAAAACAAACAAAAGGTGTCCGTGCCGCTGTAA